In Amphiprion ocellaris isolate individual 3 ecotype Okinawa chromosome 3, ASM2253959v1, whole genome shotgun sequence, one genomic interval encodes:
- the LOC111581748 gene encoding diacylglycerol O-acyltransferase 1-like, translating into MAAMRKRFSSSSVEEDGVNFFDSAGDPGSDPTGEEEHPYASLLCCHSVQDSLLSSNSSFTRYRGILNWVIILLVLTHAHLFLENFIQHGFLIDVKKVLGHLIEDNCNWPSVNLILAANMFALAALFLERSHKKGMLSTSSVHRLHLINLGLLVLFPAAVIIHEPTISTGGAFFSLWFYTVLGMKLYSYQETNLWYRQAHSDKDQNGSVAQTDHSENQTLRDLYYFLLAPTLCYQRSFPKTPKIRINKLLHRLLEMVVVVQIMVGIVQQWIEPIFQRSENSFSSMDVTMRVEHLVGLVAPTHFLWLLFFFLSHSYLNFCAELLCFGDRHFYGDWWNATTLAAFWKNWSIPFQKWSHRHVYSQLVERRVSSSQAELLVFLMSAALCEYLVALPLHSCRLWIFLMMVFELLVAVFLGNYFQGNYGNGLVWLCLLLGPPLAATSYFHDNYIGLHLTPRHRVFLQLR; encoded by the exons ATGGCTGCCATGAGGAAGAGGTTCTCCTCGTCCTCTGTTGAAGAAGACGGTGTAAACTTCTTTGACAGCGCTGGAGATCCTGGTTCTGATCCAACCGGGGAAGAGGAACATCCATATGCATCTCTGCTGTG ctgcCACAGCGTCCAGGACTCTCTGCTGAGCTCCAACAGCAGCTTCACCAGATACAGAGGAATCCTCAACTGGGTCATCATCCTGCTG GTCCTGACTCATGCTCACCTGTTCCTGGAGAATTTCataca ACATGGATTTTTGATAGATGTCAAAAAGGTGTTGGGACATCTGATTGAGGACAACTGCAACTGGCCGTCTGTCAACCTCATACTGG CTGCCAACATGTTTGCTCTGGCAGCTCTGTTCCTGGAGAGATCTCACAAGAAG GGAATGCTGTCTACCTCCAGCGTTCACCGTCTGCATCTCATAAATCTGGGGTTGCTTgtcctgtttcctgctgcagtcatCATACATGAACCTACGATATCAACAG gtggcgccttCTTCTCTCTCTGGTTCTACACTGTCCTGGGGATGAAGCTGTACTCGTACCAGGAGACTAATCTCTGGTACCGTCAGGCTCATTCAG ATAAAGACCAGAACGGATCAGTCGCACAAACAGACcacagtgaaaatcagacactCCGAG ATCTGTATTATTTCCTCCTCGCTCCCACGCTGTGCTACCAGAGAAGCTTCCCGAAGACTCCCAAGATCCGGATCAATAAGCTGCTGCACAGGTTGCTGGAGATG GTGGTCGTAGTGCAGATCATGGTTGGGATTGTGCAGCAG TGGATTGAACCCATCTTCCAgagatcagaaaactctttttcT AGTATGGACGTCACTATGAGAGTGGAACACTTGGTCGGGCTGGTG GCGCCGACCCATTTCCTCTGgctcctcttcttttttctgaGCCACTCCTACCTGAACTTCTGTGCTGAGCTGCTGTGCTTCGGTGATCGACACTTTTACGGAGACTGGTG GAACGCTACGACTTTGGCCGCTTTCTGGAAGAACTGGAGCATTCCCTTTCAGAAATGGTCGCACAG GCATGTTTACAGTCAGCTGGTGGAGAGGAGAGTTTCTTCATCACAAGCTGAGCTGCTGGTCTTCCTGatgtctgctgctctgtgtgaG TATCTGGTCGCTCTGCCTCTGCACAGCTGTCGACTGTGGATCTTCCTCATGATGGTGTTTGAG ctcctggttGCAGTTTTCCTCGGAAACTATTTCCAGGGAAACTATGGCAACGGTTTGGTGTGGCTGTGCCTGCTGCTGGGGCCTCCACTGGCCGCCACCTCCTACTTTCACGACAACTACATCGGCCTCCATCTGACACCACGCCACAGAGTTTTCCTGCAGCTCCGCTAG